The following DNA comes from Mycobacterium sp. MS1601.
GATGTGCGCACATCCGCCAGGCGAAGTTCCGGGATAAACAACGCGCTGCAAACGCGCTGGTACGCGAACTTCGCCGCCGCGCCGACCTTATTGGAGTATCGACATGAAACTGCCTGGGGCAAACTTCGACCTTGCCATTTGGCGCAAGGAAAAGGCCATCACCTTGACCATCACCGGACTCGACGGTGAGAGCGTCCTGGTGCCGATCACCGTGGATGTAGCCGAGGAGCTCGGTCTGGAGCTGCTGGCTGCGAAGCTGGCGCTGACGGGCAGCCTAAACGCACTCGACGTAGACGAGATGTTCAACCGAGCGAAGGTGTCTTGAGCAAGAAGAACGATCTGGGTGCGGCGATCGTCCGTGCCGCCGAAGTGCAGTCCGAGAAGCAGCTCACCAACGATCTTGCTCGCGAGTTGCGCAAGGCCATCGAAGTCCAGGGCGAGCGTGAGCTGAAGCGCAAGGGCCGCACGGAGGCCAAGGGTATCTGCGACGAGATCAAGCAGGACGCCACCGTGAGCCTCGATAAGGGCTACGCCACTGGGCAATTCGTGGAGAGCAACAAGGTCAAGAACCGCTACGGCAGAGGAAAACTTCCGTCGTGGCGGATCGAAACCAAGTCCAGCATTGCCCACTTCCTCGAGTACGGCACCGACGACACCGAGGAACACGCCTTCTACGCCAAAGCGGCACTACGCCATGGCGGCACCCCGGACTAAGGACTTTGGAGCTGGCCGATTCGGTCGGCTCACCGTGACGTGAGGAGGCAGAGGCCGATCAGACGGAACGGCCGCTGCCTCCTCCGCTGCTGTGCCCACTTCCTCGATGCAATGCGTTACCAGTACTTCGGTGGGTTGGCTAGATGCGTTGCGATCTCAGGCAGACCAACAGCCTCCTCGCACAGAGCGACCAAATGCATTGCCACCCCATGACAATAACTGAGTGCGTCGACTCCGTTGCCGTGGATGTTGTCAAAGGCCGAACGGCTCTTGGTTGCCGGATTGGACGGGAGTGGGACAGTTACGCCCCACCTGCCGTCAAACTTGTTGTAATAGAGAATTCCAGCACCGTCGGTGAGTGGAGCGTTGTGCATGATGCAATCGCGATAGTCCTTGAGTTTGATGCCACAATCGCTCCAACTCTGCCGAAGTGATTCGGAGAAGTCCGCGGGAATTACGTTGGCGTTCATCGCATTTGTGATTGATCGCCAACGTCCAGTCATCTTCCGGGGAAGGGCGTAGTGCTTCCACAGCAGCTTCGATATCGCTTCGTAGATGGCCCGAGCCGCACCAAGGAATGCGTCAACCTC
Coding sequences within:
- a CDS encoding HK97 gp10 family phage protein gives rise to the protein MSKKNDLGAAIVRAAEVQSEKQLTNDLARELRKAIEVQGERELKRKGRTEAKGICDEIKQDATVSLDKGYATGQFVESNKVKNRYGRGKLPSWRIETKSSIAHFLEYGTDDTEEHAFYAKAALRHGGTPD